One Mangifera indica cultivar Alphonso chromosome 4, CATAS_Mindica_2.1, whole genome shotgun sequence genomic region harbors:
- the LOC123213398 gene encoding pentatricopeptide repeat-containing protein At4g39530-like, with amino-acid sequence MFISKIRKTRVNFLQFGRFCTSLGKPDVPCVNRYNSSKLLSSYFKCGRVKDAEDIFDEIPEKSVVSWSIAIHGYAVNGLYHKSMKSFSQMMLLGFLPNSFTMVGALVSTAGLLKLELAKSIHGLVVKYGLETDLIVGTAMFDAYAKCGDIFYSYKVFEGLKNPSLVSCNAIIAGFIYNELFEEAILLFNRFWRFHLVPNAVTILTIIRGCGALGSRKLCESIHGLVVKLGLIFDISVNNSLLDMYSRLMDLDAATKIFRGMESKDIISWTSMIGFLVDLEYPCDALKIFCEMRESRIMCDVVVIMNLISASAVLGDLKRGRQIHAQAVVCGFESELRLTNSIVDMYSKCGDLDSSRAMFNHANEKSLVSWTAMVSGYVQNGCAVEALNLLIKMRQEKNYSIDSIMLVTALIASSELAALELCQQLHCYAFEAGFLRDSAVQNSLISTYSKCGNVDLAHIVFKDMGFLQDVVSWNAIISGYGINGKGDTALTLYHEMKKSGKDPNSATYLCVLSACSHAGLISDGLVIFNQMAEENKVKPSQEHYGCVVDLLARAGRLSDASGLAGKLLEGIGPNIWRALLSGCVIHGNIELAEFAAGKVFELDPGDSGPVVLLSKVYASVGRFQDAVALRSSIQKKGLIKNPGITFLNNNSCHFG; translated from the coding sequence ATGTTTATAAGCAAAATTAGGAAAACCCGTGTGAATTTTCTCCAATTCGGTAGATTCTGTACTTCTTTAGGCAAACCTGATGTGCCTTGTGTCAATCGATATAACTCCTCAAAACTGTTGAGCTCTTATTTTAAATGTGGAAGGGTTAAAGATGCAGAGGACATATTCGATGAAATCCCTGAGAAGAGTGTAGTTTCATGGTCCATTGCGATTCATGGGTATGCAGTAAATGGGTTGTACCATAAATCCATGAAATCATTTTCCCAAATGATGCTTTTGGGTTTTCTGCCCAATTCTTTCACTATGGTTGGTGCTCTTGTTAGCACTGCAGGCTTGCTAAAGTTGGAACTTGCGAAATCTATTCATGGGCTAGTAgtaaaatatggacttgaaacTGATTTAATAGTTGGTACTGCAATGTTTGATGCATATGCAAAATGTGgagatatattttattcttataaagtATTTGAAGGACTGAAGAACCCAAGTTTGGTTTCTTGCAATGCAATCATTGCTGGGTTTATATACAATGAACTTTTTGAAGAGGCCATTTTGTTGTTTAACAGATTCTGGAGGTTCCATTTGGTGCCTAATGCTGTGACAATATTGACAATTATTCGAGGATGTGGTGCTTTAGGATCAAGAAAACTTTGTGAATCCATCCATGGTCTAGTAGTTAAGTTGGGACTTATTTTTGATATATCTGTTAATAACTCATTACTTGACATGTATTCACGTTTGATGGATTTAGATGCTGCTACAAAAATTTTCAGAGGGATGGAAAGTAAAGATATTATCAGTTGGACGTCGATGATAGGCTTTTTGGTAGACCTTGAATATCCTTGTGATGCTCTGAAAATTTTTTGTGAAATGAGGGAGAGTAGGATCATGTGTGATGTGGTAgttattatgaatttgatttcaGCTAGTGCAGTTTTGGGAGATTTGAAGAGAGGAAGACAAATCCATGCACAGGCTGTTGTCTGTGGTTTTGAATCGGAGCTTCGTCTTACAAACTCTATCGTCGACATGTATTCAAAGTGCGGAGATTTAGATTCTTCAAGAGCCATGTTTAATCATGCAAACGAGAAGAGTTTGGTTTCCTGGACAGCAATGGTTTCAGGATATGTCCAGAATGGATGTGCAGTAGAGGCTTTGAATCTCCTGATTAAGATGAGACAAGAAAAGAACTATTCCATTGATTCAATAATGTTAGTCACTGCTCTCATAGCCTCCAGTGAGCTTGCTGCTTTAGAGCTCTGCCAGCAGCTCCATTGTTATGCTTTTGAAGCTGGCTTTTTGCGAGACAGTGCAGTTCAAAATAGTCTCATATCAACATACTCAAAGTGTGGAAATGTGGACCTTGCCCATATTGTTTTCAAGGATATGGGTTTTCTTCAAGATGTAGTCTCCTGGAATGCCATTATAAGTGGGTATGGGATCAATGGCAAGGGAGATACTGCTCTCACTCTCTACCATGAGATGAAGAAGAGCGGGAAAGATCCTAACAGTGCAACCTACTTGTGTGTTTTGAGTGCCTGTAGTCATGCAGGCCTAATAAGTGATGGCttggttatttttaatcaaatggcggaagaaaataaagtaaagCCCAGCCAAGAACATTATGGGTGTGTAGTTGACTTGCTTGCTCGAGCAGGCCGCTTGTCAGACGCAAGTGGGCTTGCTGGAAAACTTTTGGAGGGGATAGGTCCAAATATTTGGAGGGCTTTGCTTAGTGGATGTGTGATTCATGGTAATATCGAGCTGGCAGAATTTGCTGCAGGTAAAGTGTTTGAGCTGGACCCAGGGGATTCTGGTCCAGTTGTACTCCTTTCAAAAGTTTATGCTTCCGTTGGAAGGTTTCAGGATGCAGTAGCATTGAGATCGAGTATACAGAAGAAAGGATTAATTAAGAATCCAGGGATTACTTTTCTCAATAATAATTCTTGTCACTTTGGTTAA